A stretch of Indicator indicator isolate 239-I01 chromosome Z unlocalized genomic scaffold, UM_Iind_1.1 iindZ_random_scaffold_45, whole genome shotgun sequence DNA encodes these proteins:
- the CCL19 gene encoding C-C motif chemokine 19, whose translation MQQLHLLCLSVLVLGHVLDVHGGNNILDCCLRTSEKPIPRRIVQDYQLQLVKDGCDIPAVVFVTTRGKRLCAPVEVPWVVRLQEKLDANPARKAKRQSQ comes from the exons ATGCAACAGCTGCATCTTCTCTGCCTCAGTGTCCTGGTGCTGGGACATGTCCTGGACG TGCATGGTGGAAACAACATCCTTGACTGCTGCCTGCGGACCAGTGAGAAGCCCATCCCACGGAGAATAGTGCAGGATTATCAGCTCCAGCTGGTGAAGGATGGCTGTGACATCCCGGCTGTCGT GTTCGTTACCACAAGGGGCAAGCGCCTCTGTGCCCCTGTTGAAGTGCCATGGGTGGTTCGCCTCCAAGAAAAGCTGGATGCCAACCCTGCCAGGAAG GCCAAACGGCAGAGCCAGTAG
- the CCL21 gene encoding C-C motif chemokine 21, whose translation MALHLLLMLFVLAATLLTDQAQGISSSASDCCLNYSRRAIPSRLVKSYNIQETALGCAISAVVFITKKDKKICASPDNPTVQRLMKNLDKKVKSDNKNKKQEQPSHSRARSKRQKQ comes from the exons ATGGCTCTGCATCTTCTCCTGATGCTGTTTGTGCTGGCTGCTACCCTCCTCACTGACCAGGCTCAAG GCATTAGCAGCTCAGCCTCAGACTGCTGTCTGAACTACAGCCGGAGAGCCATCCCCAGCAGGTTGGTGAAGTCCTACAACATCCAGGAAACAGCATTGGGGTGTGCTAtatctgctgtggt GTTTATCACCAAGAAGGACAAGAAAATCTGTGCCTCTCCCGACAACCCTACTGTCCAGAGGCTGATGAAGAACCTAGACAAGAAGGTCAAGAGTGACAATAAGAACAAGAAACAAGAACAGCCTTCACATTCCAGGGCCAGATCCAAGCGGCAGAAGCAATAG